The sequence below is a genomic window from Streptomyces sp. NBC_00289.
CGGCGACGGCGACGCGTCGCAGCCGGTGGTGACCGGTCCGTGCCATGGCCTGCGCTCCTCTCCCCGTGGCTGTCGGTCTGTGCAAGAGTTGCCCACCCGCCGGAAGTGGTTGACAGCGAATTTCCAGAAGATTTCCCGCCGGTTTTCTGTCATCGGAACCGGCCGCTCGCGCAACTCTCCCGCGAGAGCTCAGGCACACCAAGGACGGTGACCCATGGCCGACGGAGCCATGACCGCGACGTTCCTCGCCGTGATCGGCGGAGCGTCGCTGCTCGCCGTCACCGCGCGCCGGCTGCGCCCGAACGACCGGCTGCCGTCCCTGGAGGGCTGGGCCCTGGCCGACCGGAGCCTCGGCCCGGTGTGGACCTGGCTGCTGCTCGGCGGCACGATCTTCACGGCGTACACCTTCACCGCCGTACCGGGACTGGCGTACGGCAACGGTGCGGCCGCCTTCTTCGCGGTGCCGTACACGGTGATCGTCTGCCCGCTCGCCTTCGTCCTGCTCAGCCGCCTGTGGAGCGTGGCCCGCCGCCACGGGTACGTCACCGTCGCCGACTTCGTGCGCGGACGATACGGTTCGCCGCCGCTGGCACTGGTGGTCGCGCTGACCGGGATCCTCGCGACGATGCCGTACCTGGCGCTGCAACTGCTCGGCATACGGGCGGTGCTGACCGCCGGGGGCGTGTATCCGCGGGGTGCGGCGGGCGATCTGGTCATGGTGGCGTTGTTCGCCGGGCTCGCGGTGGCGACGTACCGGCACGGGCTGCGCGCGCCCGCGGTCATCTCGGCGCTGAAGGCGGTGGCCGTCTTCGTCTCCCTCACCGCCGTCTGCTGGCTGGTCCTGGGCCGGCTCGGCGGCCCCGGCGCGGTCTTCGACGGCGCGGCACGGCGGCTCGGCGGAGCGGACGCGGCCCACTCCGCCCTGCTGCTGTCCCCCGCACAGCAGCCCGCCTACGCCACGCTCGCCCTCGGCTCCGCGCTGGCCCTGCTGATGTACCCGCACGTGCTCACCGCCGGTTTCGCCGCCGACGGCCCGCGCACCCTGCGCAAGGTCACCGTGGCACTGCCCGCCTGGACCGGACTGCTCGCGCTCTTCGGCTTCCTCGGCATCGCGGCCCTGGCGGCGGGGGTGCGGGCGCCGGAGGGCGGTGCCGAGGCCGCGGTACCGATGCTGGTCGACCGGCTCATGCCGGCACCGCTCGCCGGGCTCGTGTTCGCCGCGATCACCGTGGGCGCGCTGGTCCCGGCCGCCGTGATGTCGATCGCCGCCGCCACCAGTTTCGTGCGGAACGTGTACGTCGAGTACGTCCACCCCACCGCCACGCCCAAGCGGCAGGTACGCATCGCCAAGGCGGTGTCGCTGACCGCGAAGGTGGGCGCGGTCGCGTTCGTGTTCGGGCTGCGCGACCAGGACGCGGTCAATCTCCAACTGCTCGGCGGGGTGTGGATCCTGCAGATCTTCCCCGCCGTGGCCGTCGGACTGTTCACCGGCCGGCTGCACCCGCGGGCGCTGCTGGCCGGCTGGGCCGTGGGCATGGCTGCCGGGACCTTCATGGTGGTCCGTGAGGGGTTCTCGTCCGTCGTGTCCCTCGGGAGCGGCGAACAGCCGCTGGAGATCTACGCCGGTCTCGCGGCCCTGCTGCTCAACCTGACCGTCGCCGCGGCCGGCACCGCGGCCCTGGAACGTCTCGGTGTCCCGCGTGGCGCCGACTCGACCGACCTACCGTCCCGCCTGACCGTCAGGCGGAGCCCCGAGACGGGAGCGAACAACCCGTGAGACGCAGAGACACCCCACCCGTCACGCTGCCGCAGGTGCCACGGCCCGCAGGTCCGGCCGAGACCCTCTCCCCCGCTCCCGGCGACCCTGACGACCTGGAGCGGGAGGCCGCCCTGGCCGGCCTCTTCGAGCTGCACTACGCCTCCATGCTGCGCCTCGCCGTCCTGCTCGGCGCCGATGACCCGGAGAACGTGGTGGCCGAGGCCTACTACCAGATCTACCGCAAGTGGCGGCGGCTGCGGGACATCGAGGCCGCGGAGGCGTATCTGCGCTCCACCGTCTGCAATCTGACCCGGATGCGCATACGTCACCTCCAGGTCGCCCGCCGGCACGTGGTGAACCCACCGGACGAGGTCGTCGCCTCCGCCGAGAGCACCGCCCTCCTCCACGACGACCAGCGCGTGCTGATCGACGCCCTCCAGCAGTTGCCCGCCCGGCAGCGCGAGGCGCTCGTGCTGCGGCACTGGCTCGGGCTGAAGGAGAGCGAGATCGCGGCGGCGATGGGGATCTCCTGCGGGTCCGTCAAGACACACACCTCGCGCGGCCTCGCCGCCCTGACCCAGGCGATGGAGGCCCGGCGATGAACGACACCAGCCCGGACCGGACCGGCCCGGAACAGACCGAGAAGGAACTGCGCGCGGCACTGGAGGCGCTGGCCGGCGGTGTGCGGGCGGCGCCCGACGCCTATCGCACGGCGCGCGGCGAGTGGCGGCGCCGGGAGCGCCGACGCCGGCTCGTCCTCGCCGTCCTGGTCGCCGTCGTCTTCACCCTGGCCACCCTGATCGGCCTGTGGGTGCTGAACCAGACCCCGACCCACCCCGGTGTCATCTTCTCCGGTGCCCGGGACGCGACGGCGGCCGCCCCGGGGCCGGGAGCTCCGTAGCCGGCCCTTCGACTGCGCCGTGACGGACCGGACCGGCTGCGAGGTGCCGTGCCCGCGCCCCTGCCCCGGCGGGCACCCCGGACCCCGGCGGGGTGCCGCCTCCCGGCCTGCCGCGCGCGGTCAGCGGTCGGTCTCGCGGGCGGCGCCCGGCACGGAGGAGCCCCGCCGGGTCGCCCCGGTCGACGGGTGTGCGCCTGTCGCGGGGCGCACGAGTCGGGGAGCATTGTCCGGGGTGCGGTGAGCACAGTCGCGGTGCACGCTTGAGCGAGGAGGCACGGGGCGGCCCGGCCACCGCGGACCCGGGCGATCGCGGCCGTGCGGCACCGGAGCAGGGGTCGGGAAACACGCTCGAACGTGCCGCGTCCCGGTCCGGGCGAGGGGTGACCTGACGCGGCGGGTCGACGTCGGTGACAGAAGCGGACACCTCGGGTGGAACGTTCCGTCGGATCGGAGACAGCACATGAGGGACCTGAAGTTCGAGCAGAAGCGCTCGCTGTCACGCCGTGAAGCCGCCGATCAGCTGACGGCGCTCGCGGCCGCGCTCAGGGAAGGTGGAGACGCCGAACTCGACCTCGGCTCCGGAAAGGTGAGTCTGCGGATTCCCGACAACCTGCGCAGCGAGGTGGAGATCGAGGCAGGCAACGGCGAGATCGAGCTCGAGATCGAACTCAAGTGGCCGACCGCATCCTCCCGGACCGCGTCCTCGCAAGCGACGGCAGACACGGACGAGGCCCCGAGGGGGCGGAAGAGCGCGCCCGCCAAGCCCGGGCGGACCAGCACGGGCAAGAACAGGGCCGCGAAGCCGTCCGCCACGAAAACGCCCTGACCCGCGCCTCGTCACCGTTCGAGCGGTCCGTGTGGACGAGGAACGCGGGCGGCTGATCGCCGGTGTTGATGCGCTCGAGGAGGAGGCCGGCGTGACCGTTGTGCCGCGCGTACTCCTCGATCACGTGAATGACCTTCTGCAGCAGGCCCGTTCGACTTCCGCCCTGCGCCGGACCGGCCCGAGCAGGGAAGTCGTCCGGCGTCAGGGGCTCGTGAGGACCACGAGCCGCTGGGTCGCCCGGGTCATCGCGACATAGCGGTCGACCGCTCCTTCGATGCCCTCGCCGAGCGCCACCGGGTCGACGAGGACGACCAGGTCGAACTCGAGCCCCTTCGCCAGCTCCGGCGTCAGCGACCGGACGCGGGAGGTCGCCCGGAAGGCCGGATCGCCGATGACGCAGGCGATCCCGTCGGCATGTGCGGCGAGCCAGGTGTCGAGGATCGAGCTCAGATCGGTGGCAGATCCGTATACGACGGGGACGCCGCCGCGGCGGATGGAGGTCGGCACGTTGGCGTCCGGCAGCACGGCCCGGATGACCGGCTCGGCCTCCGCCATGATCTCCTCCGGCGTCCGGTAGTTGACGGTCAGCGAGGCCAGCCTGATCCGGTCGAGCCCGACCCGCTCGAGCCGTTCCTGCCACGACTCCGTGAACCCGTGCCGGGCCTGCGCGCGGTCCCCGACGATGGTGAAGCTCCTGGACGGGCACCGGAGCAGCAGCATCTGCCACTCCGCGTCGGTCAGTTCCTGGGCCTCGTCCACGACGATGTGTGCGAACGGACCGGCGAGCAGATCCGGTTCGGTGCCGGGCGACGCGCTCTTGTCGACCAGGGCGTCCTGGAAGTCCTCGCCGCGAAGCATCGTCACCAGGCCCGTCCCGTACTCGTCGTCGGCGACCTCGATCAGGTCGTCGACGACCCTGGTCATGCGCTCGCGTTCGGCGGCGACGGTTGCCCGCTGCCGGCGGTCGCGTCGTGACGCCTCCGGGTCGCCGAGCCGCTGCCGGGCCGCGTCCAGGAGCGGCAGATCGGACACCGTCCAGGCCTGGGCGTCCTCGCGCAGCAGTCGCCGAACGTCCTCGCGGCCGAGCCAGGGAGCGCACATCCGCAGGTAGGCGGGTACCGTCCAGAGGTCTCCGACGAGGTCGGCCGCTTCGAGCAGCGGCCAGGCGCGGTCGAGGGCGGTGCGCAGCTCCCTGTTGTGCCGCAGTGACTCGCGGAGCTGGTCGACCGGGGCGTCGCCGTCGTACCTGTCCACCAGGACGCTCAGCAGCTCCTCCCAGATCTGCTCACGCGCCTCGTTGTGCGGAACATTGGATGCCGCCGTCTCGAACGCCACGGCCCAGTCCTCGGCACTGAGCCGGATGTCGGACCAGGGGGTCGTGACCGTCATCCCCTCGGTGGGCGGCTCCTCGTAGAACCGGACAGCCGTCTCGACCGCCCTCACCAGGTCCGCGGACGACTTCAGCAGGGCAACCTCCGGGTCGCCCTCGACGGCTGCCGCCGCTCCCTCGGGGACGAGGTCTCGCAGGACGCAGGTCTGCACCCCCTCCTCTCCGAGGCTGGGCAGGACGTCCGCGACGTAGGCCAGGTAGGGCCGGTGCGGGCCGACGAACAGCACGCCGCCCCGGCGGTGACCGAGGCGGGGGTCGGAGTGGAGGAGGTAGGCGGAGCGGTGCAGCGCGACGACGGTCTTGCCCGTACCCGGCCCGCCGTCGACGACGAGCGCGCCGCGGGACCCCGCGCGGATGACGGCGTCCTGGTCGGCCTGGATGGTGCCGAGCACGTCTCGCATCCGCGGCGACCGGTCGCTGCCCAGACTGGCGATGAAGGCGGACTGGTCGTCGAGCGCGGCGTGCCCGGCGAACCCGTCCACGGTGAACACCTCGTCCCAGTAGTCGCCGATCCGGCCACGGGTCCAGCGGTACCTGCGGCGGCTCGCCAGACCCATCGGGTCGGCGTGGGTGGCTCCGAAGAACGGCTCGGCCGCGGGGGAACGCCAGTCGAGCAGCAGCCGACGCCCCTCGCGGTCGGTGAGGCCGAGCCGTCCGACGTACACGGGCTCGGAGTCGTCCACGCCGACCATGCGTCCGAGGCACAGGTCGAGGCCGAAGCGCCGCAGTGTGCGCAGGCGGGCGGTCAGCCGGTGGACTTCCATGTCCCGTTCCATCGCCTGGCGGCCGATGCCGCCGGGCGCCTTGCGCGCGGCGTCGAGGCGGTCGGACAGTTCGGCGATCGACTCCTTGAGGCACCGCGCGACAGCCGCGAAGTGTTGCTCGTCGCCCGCGATCAGCGTCGGGTCGGCCTTGGCGGAGAGACGGTCGGGGAGGTCGAACGCACTGGTGGTCAGGGAATTCACTTCGATGGCTCCGACAGGGGTCGATGGCGGCCGTTGCACGCGGCGGCGAAACGTCCGGACCGGCGTGACAACTCTGGTGGCGGTGTGGCCGGACGGCCGTGACGAGCGATGCTCCGTCCGGCAGGGGCGTGACGTTCCGTGGCCGTCGTCGGCTCAGGCCGCCAGGACGTGCGGGTGCTCGTGCTCCGGGTCCTGGCCCGACGGTGACATGCGGTTCACGCGGACAGCGGCGGCCTCTCCTGGTCGGCGGTGTCGAGCAGGAGCTTCGCGGCCACCGTCGCCCCGTCGGTGCGGAACGTGTCGGCCACGGCCCTCGCTCGTACGAGGGTCTCCGGGGTCAGGGCCGTCCTGAGCGCGGCCGACAGCGACTCGAAGGTGAAGGCGGGACCGTCGTGCGCCGCGCCGATCCCCAGGTCGGCCACCCGGCCGGCGAAGTACGGCTGGTCCCCTCCCTGAGGTACCAGCACCTGGGGCGCGCCGGCCCAGGTGGCCGTCGTCGTGGTGCCCGCGCCGCCGTGGTGCACGGCGGCGGCCACCCGGCGGAACAGTGCCTGATGGTTGACCTCGCCGACGGCGAAGCAGTCGTCCTGGTCGTCGATCAGGGCCAGGTCGGCCCAGCCGCGGGAGATGACCGCGCGGCGGCCCTGGGCGCGGATCGCTTCGACGGCCACCCGGGTGACGTCCTCCGGATCGCGCAGGGGAATGCTGCCGAAACCCACGTACACCGGCGGTGTACCGGCGTCCAGGAACGCCGACAACTCCGCGGAGAGCGGGCGTTCGTCGGGCAGCACCCACGCCCCGGTCTGCACCACGTCGAGGTCCGCGGGCTGCCGCCACGGGGCCAGGACCGGGTCCGCGGCCAGCCACGGGCGGTCGGTGAAGACGTGGTCGCGGACGTTGTCCAACAGCCGCAGGCCGATCGACGCCCGGTGGGTGTTGACCGCCTCGCCGAACACCGCCTGCGCGTCCTGGGCGTCCTGGTCCCACAGCACCCGGTTGTCGGTCACGTCCGACGGGAGCGGCCGGCCCGGCCGCGGGATCGGCGGGTGGTGCGGCGACGGCAGGCTGACCGGCTGGTAACTCCCGTACACATAGCGGATACCGAGTTTCTCGGCGACCGCCTTCACGCCGGCCGCGGCCGGCAGGAGGCCCGTCGCCACCAGCACGTCACACCCCTCCGCGGCCGCGCGGACGGTGTCGTAGAACGCGGCGACCAGCTCGGCCGCGCGCCGGGGCACGCCTGCCGCCGTCGGCGGTGTCCTGCCGGTCACCAACCGGCGCACGGACTGGCCGGTCGGCACCATCTCCACGCCGATCCCGGCCAGCCGCTTCGCGAACTCCTCGTCCGGCGACGCGCACACGCGTACCTCCGCGCCGAGTTCCCGTAGCCGCACCGAGAGTCCCACCAGCGGTTCGATGCCCCCGCGCGAGTCGTACCCCGACAACACCACACGCATTTCGTGACTCTCGTTTCCGTAGGTTCCGGCTTCGGTCGGTGATTCTGCGGTACGACGGGGGCCTTGCCGCAAGGCCCCCGGTGCGCTATACGTTGAGAGTGGAAAGGAGCGGGTACTCCCCCTTTCCCTTCATCGCCCACTGTGGATGGGCCACTTCTCGTCTGATCTCCGAAGACCTTTCCCGGCCCCGCCCGGTGACCGGACGACGGGCAACCTTCGGGGCACGCCGTGCATCGAACAGGTATGAATCCGACGTGCACGGCGTTCGTGGCGGTGCCGGCTGCCGTGCTGCTCGCCCTGGCGCCCGGCGCCGCCGCCGTGGCCGCCGATCCGTCGCCCCTGCCGACCCAGGCGTACGCCACCGTCGGCGCCGAGGAGCAGGTCAACGTGACGTCGGCGGCGCGGTCCGCGGAGGTGAGCTGGATGTTCTGGGACGGCGGGGCACAGGTTCCCGTGCCCACGAACGAATCGGTCGTCATCGACGCCCGTGACCTGGCGGGCGTCGCGAAGGTCACGGTCGACGACCCGAGATGCGAGAGTCGCGGGCAGGTCTTCACCTGCGTCAACGGCAAGAACGGCTCGCGGAGCCCCCACGTGGAGTTCTCCCTGCGTGCCGACGCGGGTGCCGCCACCGGCGACAGCGGAAGGATCACGTACACCCTCACCGCCGACCATGCCACCGGCGCCACCGCGCGGACGAAGGTGGTCGTCGGCGCTCCGAAACTCGTGGTCGGTCAACTGCCGGACGTGACGCACGCCGAACCCGGGTCCCGGATCGAACTGCCGCTCCGCCTCCGCAACACCGGCGACCTGGCCACCGACCGGCGCGTCATGCTGCGCTGGGAAGCGGTGGGCGGTCTGGTCTTCGACAGGAAGTTCTCCAACTGCGTCTACGGCGAAGGCGATGAACCCGGCGAGCCCGGCAGCCAGGCATCCGTCACCTGTGTCTTCCCGGCCTCCGTGTCCGCCGGGGCCACCGTGGAGCTGAGCAGCCCCCTCACAGCCACGGTCGGCCAGCGCGTCCTGACCGCCGTGGTCGACTACTCGGCCAGGCTGCTGAACGCGAGCGAACAACCCACCACACAGAACCGGAAGGGCACCGGTCCGGCGCTCACCCTGGTGACGGCGGCGAGGACGGGCGGCGGATTCGCAACCAGCGCCGAGGGCCGGGTCACCGTGACGTCCGACAGCTCCGCGGATCTCGCGGCCGTCGCCAGGGCGCAACCGGGCCGCGGGGCAGCCGAATGGACCCTCGACGTCAGCGCCGTGAACCACGGCCCGGCCTCCGTGTACGCCATCGACCGCAAGGCCGTCGCCCTGATGGACATCGTCCTGCCCAAGGGCTCGGTCGTGACCGGTACCGCCGACATGGAGCAGGAGGACGACCGCTACGGCCCCTGCTTCCCGTGGACCGGCGGCAGTCGGCCGGCACCCTTCGAAGCGGGTCACCGGCACTACGTCTGCACCGTGCCGTTCGGGGTCGCCGTGGGCAGGAGCCAGCTGTTCAGACTGTCGGTGAGGACGACGGAGGGGTACGACGGCTCCGAGGGCACGGCCACCGTGCGTCCGGGTCCGGCCGGCTTCCCCCTGCACGATCCGGACACCTCCAACGACAGCGTCTCCTTCACCTTCGGCGAGCCGGCCGCACGGTCCGACGGCACGCTCCCCACGACGGGCGCCGGCCGCGCGGCGGTTGTCGCCACCGCTACAGCCGGGACGGCCGTCCTGGGCGCCGTCGCCCTCGTCGTCCACCGCCGCAGGCGTCGTTCCCGGGCGACATCCCGGCTGTGACGCCAGGCTCCCGGTTCTGTCGTCGGCGAGGCGGGCAGCGGGGGCCGAGAAGCTGCTCGTCCTGTCACAACGCTGTGGCGGGTCAGGCTGCTCACGGTGCCGGAGGAGGTCCGCTGCTCTCCCGTACCACCAGTTCCGTCGCCACCTCCACTCGTGTCGTCTCCGGCTGCTCCCCGGACAGCAGCCGCAGCACCATCCGGGCGGCGAGCGCGGTCATGTCGGCCAGCGGTGTGCGGACCGTCGTCAGGCGTGGGGTGACCCAGTCGGCGAAGGGCAGGTCGTCGAAGCCGACCACGCTGACGTCGGCCGGGATGCGCAGGCCCAGTTCGGCGGCGGCCCGGTAGGTGCCCAGTGCCTGGTGGTCGCTGCCGGCGAAGATCGCCGTCGGACGGTCGGCCAACGACAGGATTTCCAGGGCGTGTTGGTGCGCGAGGCCGTGGGTGAAGTCGCCGTAGCGCACCAGCTCGGGGTCGAAGGGCAGACCGGCTTCCGCCAGGGCT
It includes:
- a CDS encoding sodium:solute symporter yields the protein MADGAMTATFLAVIGGASLLAVTARRLRPNDRLPSLEGWALADRSLGPVWTWLLLGGTIFTAYTFTAVPGLAYGNGAAAFFAVPYTVIVCPLAFVLLSRLWSVARRHGYVTVADFVRGRYGSPPLALVVALTGILATMPYLALQLLGIRAVLTAGGVYPRGAAGDLVMVALFAGLAVATYRHGLRAPAVISALKAVAVFVSLTAVCWLVLGRLGGPGAVFDGAARRLGGADAAHSALLLSPAQQPAYATLALGSALALLMYPHVLTAGFAADGPRTLRKVTVALPAWTGLLALFGFLGIAALAAGVRAPEGGAEAAVPMLVDRLMPAPLAGLVFAAITVGALVPAAVMSIAAATSFVRNVYVEYVHPTATPKRQVRIAKAVSLTAKVGAVAFVFGLRDQDAVNLQLLGGVWILQIFPAVAVGLFTGRLHPRALLAGWAVGMAAGTFMVVREGFSSVVSLGSGEQPLEIYAGLAALLLNLTVAAAGTAALERLGVPRGADSTDLPSRLTVRRSPETGANNP
- a CDS encoding SigE family RNA polymerase sigma factor: MRRRDTPPVTLPQVPRPAGPAETLSPAPGDPDDLEREAALAGLFELHYASMLRLAVLLGADDPENVVAEAYYQIYRKWRRLRDIEAAEAYLRSTVCNLTRMRIRHLQVARRHVVNPPDEVVASAESTALLHDDQRVLIDALQQLPARQREALVLRHWLGLKESEIAAAMGISCGSVKTHTSRGLAALTQAMEARR
- a CDS encoding amphi-Trp domain-containing protein, with the protein product MRDLKFEQKRSLSRREAADQLTALAAALREGGDAELDLGSGKVSLRIPDNLRSEVEIEAGNGEIELEIELKWPTASSRTASSQATADTDEAPRGRKSAPAKPGRTSTGKNRAAKPSATKTP
- the helR gene encoding RNA polymerase recycling motor ATPase HelR; translation: MNSLTTSAFDLPDRLSAKADPTLIAGDEQHFAAVARCLKESIAELSDRLDAARKAPGGIGRQAMERDMEVHRLTARLRTLRRFGLDLCLGRMVGVDDSEPVYVGRLGLTDREGRRLLLDWRSPAAEPFFGATHADPMGLASRRRYRWTRGRIGDYWDEVFTVDGFAGHAALDDQSAFIASLGSDRSPRMRDVLGTIQADQDAVIRAGSRGALVVDGGPGTGKTVVALHRSAYLLHSDPRLGHRRGGVLFVGPHRPYLAYVADVLPSLGEEGVQTCVLRDLVPEGAAAAVEGDPEVALLKSSADLVRAVETAVRFYEEPPTEGMTVTTPWSDIRLSAEDWAVAFETAASNVPHNEAREQIWEELLSVLVDRYDGDAPVDQLRESLRHNRELRTALDRAWPLLEAADLVGDLWTVPAYLRMCAPWLGREDVRRLLREDAQAWTVSDLPLLDAARQRLGDPEASRRDRRQRATVAAERERMTRVVDDLIEVADDEYGTGLVTMLRGEDFQDALVDKSASPGTEPDLLAGPFAHIVVDEAQELTDAEWQMLLLRCPSRSFTIVGDRAQARHGFTESWQERLERVGLDRIRLASLTVNYRTPEEIMAEAEPVIRAVLPDANVPTSIRRGGVPVVYGSATDLSSILDTWLAAHADGIACVIGDPAFRATSRVRSLTPELAKGLEFDLVVLVDPVALGEGIEGAVDRYVAMTRATQRLVVLTSP
- a CDS encoding glycosyltransferase produces the protein MRVVLSGYDSRGGIEPLVGLSVRLRELGAEVRVCASPDEEFAKRLAGIGVEMVPTGQSVRRLVTGRTPPTAAGVPRRAAELVAAFYDTVRAAAEGCDVLVATGLLPAAAGVKAVAEKLGIRYVYGSYQPVSLPSPHHPPIPRPGRPLPSDVTDNRVLWDQDAQDAQAVFGEAVNTHRASIGLRLLDNVRDHVFTDRPWLAADPVLAPWRQPADLDVVQTGAWVLPDERPLSAELSAFLDAGTPPVYVGFGSIPLRDPEDVTRVAVEAIRAQGRRAVISRGWADLALIDDQDDCFAVGEVNHQALFRRVAAAVHHGGAGTTTTATWAGAPQVLVPQGGDQPYFAGRVADLGIGAAHDGPAFTFESLSAALRTALTPETLVRARAVADTFRTDGATVAAKLLLDTADQERPPLSA